GACGAGCCTGAAGATCAGCGCGAGGGTGTTTTAACGTTTTTTTTATGGGTGATCCGAAGCCGTTTCAAGGCATAATGAATAGCCGATTGTGAGACACCTAAACGTTTTGCTCTTTCCCATTGATAGTCATCGGGAAAGTGTTGGACATCCGCCATGAGCACTGCATCAGGGATTTTCGTGGCAGGTTTATTGCGGGTCATGCAAGGTTCTATCTGATTGCACCACCGGAACAAGGTGCGCATGGAGACTTCAAA
The sequence above is drawn from the Xenorhabdus ishibashii genome and encodes:
- a CDS encoding IS630 transposase-related protein, giving the protein MGYSLDFRKRVLAYKDKHSLTFEQTSAHFEVSMRTLFRWCNQIEPCMTRNKPATKIPDAVLMADVQHFPDDYQWERAKRLGVSQSAIHYALKRLRITHKKNVKTPSR